The proteins below come from a single Malus domestica chromosome 03, GDT2T_hap1 genomic window:
- the LOC139194645 gene encoding uncharacterized protein: MKTLCWNCQGIGGSLMVDALVEQARLHNPEVVILLETKNKTDRYKYLRKLLRMDFMQPVEPKGIGGGLCVFWKDVANISSIVWSSFFIELGVGSDPLQSDWSLLAVYASTDDKRRKRQWNELGKRISRMAGKCLVIGDFNDIVDDAEKDGGNYRSMASTRDFRDFLADNELLDLGFEGYPFTWRNKRDDGLIQQRLDCGRVPRRFMYDSRWGKTPECREIIKDAWRASVVGSVAFKVSEKLKGTRRQLGEWKRIMKPNSQRRIVELREEIRKGLMDENVRHDYIRGKEKALAVALKEEELYWKVKSRNMWLREGDKNTKFFHAQTVQRRRHNQIR, translated from the exons ATGAAAACATTATGCTGGAACTGTCAAGGAATTGGGGGTTCCTTGATGGTTGATGCTTTGGTGGAGCAAGCAAGGCTTCACAACCCCGAGGTGGTGATTCTActtgaaacaaaaaataagaCTGATCGCTACAAATATCTACGTAAGTTACTACGCATGGATTTTATGCAACCGGTGGAACCAAAGGGTATAGGTGGAGGGTTGTGTGTTTTTTGGAAGGATGTGGCAAACATTTCTAGTATTGTATGGAGTAGCTTTTTTATTGAATTGGGAGTGGGGAGTGATCCACTCCAGTCAGACTGGTCGTTGCTTGCAGTTTATGCAAGTACTGACGACAAACGCAGGAAGCGACAATGGAATGAGTTGGGTAAACGGATTAGCAGGATGGCTGGAAAGTGTTTGGTGATTGGTGATTTTAATGATATTGTGGATGACGCGGAAAAGGATGGAGGAAACTATCGATCCATGGCGAGTACGAGGGATTTCCGAGATTTCTTAGCAGATAATGAGTTGCTTGATCTCGGGTTTGAAGGTTATCCGTTCACATGGCGTAATAAGCGGGATGATGGGCTGATTCAACAAAGACTTGATTGTGGG AGAGTGCCGAGGCGTTTCATGTATGATTCTAGATGGGGGAAGACACCGGAATGTCGGGAGATTATCAAGGATGCTTGGCGGGCTTCGGTGGTGGGATCAGTAGCATTCAAGGTTTCTGAAAAGCTTAAGGGAACCAGGCGCCAGTTGGGAGAATGGAAGCGGATTATGAAACCCAATTCGCAACGTCGTATTGTGGAACTTCGTGAGGAGATTAGGAAGGGGTTGATGGATGAGAATGTGCGGCATGATTATATCAGGGGGAAGGAGAAGGCTTTGGCTGTGGCATTGAAGGAGGAAGAATTATATTGGAAAGTTAAATCTCGGAATATGTGGCTCCGAGAAGGGGATAAAAATACTAAGTTTTTTCATGCTCAAACGGTTCAACGGCGAAGACACAATCAGATCCGATGA
- the LOC103401460 gene encoding MLO-like protein 3 translates to MASGGSASSRSLQDTPTWALAAVCFVFIFLSLFIEHLIHIISKWLKTHKKTALFEAVEKLKSVLILLGFMSLILTVSQRSISKICIPTKVAYTMLPCRKKAPTKTTKALGFEQISVERMLAAADTSEDHCETQGKTSFITQGGLNQLNNFIFVLAVMQIVYSVLTMALGRAKMRRWEAWEKETQTVEYQVANDPNRFRFTRQTTFALRHMSSCTGSGTSVGLWIRCFFRQFFHSVEKVDYLTLRHGFVSTHFPTNNNAFDFQKYIQRSLEDDFRAVVGISPFMWFIVVIFILLDVHGWQVYLWVSFVPLIIVLVLGTKLEVVVANMAHQLHDQHNVIQGAPLVQPKDSHFWFNQPRFVLTLVHLTLFMNAFELAFFIWVTIQFGIHSCYHEHIQITIVRVVLAVTVQVMCSYITLPLYALVTQMGSNFKSAAVLEEQTTYVIKQWHADVKRKRKTKSHYSQSGHDEDSSTVGSSWEIMNSPDFSSHRPQLSFAEMNHSHPRETENFYGNEEIVEDHQERVGQNEIELASNASSTEVHIGMPEVTRTQT, encoded by the exons aTGGCTTCTGGAGGATCAGCATCCAGCCGTTCACTTCAAGACACACCCACCTGGGCTTTGGCAGCAGTTTGCTTTGTGttcatatttctctctctatttatagagcactTGATCCATATCATTAGCAAA TGgctcaaaactcacaaaaagaCAGCCTTGTTCGAGGCCGTAGAGAAGCTCAAATCAG TTCTTATACTCCTGGGATTTATGTCACTAATTTTGACAGTATCACAAAGATCCATATCCAAAATATGCATACCCACAAAAGTTGCATATACCATGCTTCCCTGCAGAAAAAAAGCACCAACAAAAACCACCAAAGCACTTGGTTTTGAGCAAATATCAGTAGAAAGAATGCTTGCAGCAGCTGATACCAGTGAGGATCACTGTGAAACCCAG GGAAAGACCTCGTTTATAACTCAAGGGGGCCTCAATCAGCTCAACAACTTCATCTTTGTTTTGGCAGTTATGCAGATTGTGTATAGTGTTCTCACCATGGCTTTAGGAAGGGCCAAG ATGAGGCGTTGGGAAGCATGGGAAAAAGAAACTCAAACAGTGGAATACCAAGTGGCAAATG ATCCTAATCGGTTTAGGTTTACAAGGCAGACAACATTTGCTCTTAGACATATGAGTTCTTGTACAGGAAGTGGAACATCTGTTGGACTGTGGATT AGGTGCTTCTTCCGGCAGTTTTTCCATTCAGTGGAGAAAGTTGACTACCTCACTCTGCGTCATGGTTTCGTTTCG ACTCATTTTCCAACAAACAACAATGCATTCGATTTCCAAAAGTATATACAACGATCACTGGAGGATGATTTTAGAGCTGTAGTCGGAATCAG CCCTTTCATGTGGTTTATAGTCGTCATCTTCATCCTCCTCGACGTGCATG GTTGGCAGGTGTATCTCTGGGTATCATTTGTGCCACTAATT ATAGTGCTAGTTCTTGGAACCAAACTTGAAGTAGTAGTGGCAAACATGGCTCATCAACTTCATGACCAGCATAATGTGATTCAAGGAGCTCCTCTGGTGCAACCGAAGGACAGTCACTTCTGGTTCAATCAACCGCGGTTCGTCTTGACTCTTGTACATCTCACATTGTTTATG AATGCTTTTGAACTTGCTTTCTTCATATGGGTCACG ATACAATTTGGGATACACTCCTGCTACCATGAACACATACAGATTACAATTGTACGAGTGGTTTTAGC GGTGACGGTCCAAGTGATGTGCAGTTACATTACTCTTCCTCTCTATGCTCTAGTGACCCAG AtgggatcaaatttcaagagtgCAGCAGTGCTTGAAGAGCAAACAACATATGTTATAAAGCAGTGGCACGCTGATGTAAAGAGAAAGAGGAAAACTAAATCACACTATTCACAATCTGGTCATGACGAAGATTCATCTACGGTGGGAAGCAGCTGGGAAATCATGAATTCCCCAGATTTTTCTTCTCATCGTCCCCAACTTTCTTTCGCCGAAATGAACCACAGTCACCCTAGAGAAACTGAGAATTTTTATGGTAACGAAGAAATTGTTGAAGATCATCAAGAAAGGGTTGGACAAAATGAAATTGAACTAGCTAGTAATGCTTCATCTACTGAGGTACATATAGGAATGCCGGAGGTCACCAGAACACAAACTTAA